The genomic segment ATCATTACATTACTACAATACTTGAATCACTTCACTGGCCTCCAGAtcaatacagaataaaaaaatctccctagttatttaattaaaccttctttcttattttctgcAAATGCCATATGCAAAACGCCAGTTAAGACAGTGAGCACCGTAGTGTCAAAACCTTGGAAAATGGCTGCATTATAGGTCAATTTAGCACTAAGCATGCAATACAGATGTGcctgaatgtaaaatgaatcTTGGTGTCATATACGAGGATGATACAATTAACTTCAAAACATAATTGTATAAATAGATTAAAACAAGTCACACAGAATGTAAATCTACTGTAAACTCAACAATAAtagagagaaaatagaaaaatacatgaaattaaaaatataacaattgAAGCTGaacaaaacatagaaaacagCAGTTTATTTGCAAATTGCCTTTAATTGCATTTGGGATTACAGGCTTTGACTGTAATAAGGCAAACGCTATAATACAATAAGCTCATAATGAAGCTAAATGATGGGAGATGGCAGGTCTTagtgaaagaaatgtaaatattaaaggACAGAGATAACAATGACAGATGTAGCCTAACATGATGCATATGGTAATGAAAGTAGGATCCTGATCATTACTCCCCATAATACTGGAGACCACATTTACCCCCAGAGTCACAGAGTTATTTGCATTATGAGCAAGGTGTGAAAAGACTTAAATGTCAGAGCACTTATAAATGAATCAGTCATTTTGGCCTCTGTCATGCCCATTGTTCAGATGAAAGACCAAGGACCTTGACATTTTATCACTGATATAGACACAGACATAATTACAGATATCCTGATGATTCCTGGTGCAAATTAGAGCTGAGTGTCCTGGAGTGTGCCTgaactacagagagagaggtgatCCTCCTGTGCTCAACTAAAGGGGTCATTTGGTACAAATTAGAGGTCCTTTGAATCGCTCTGCTCCATATTAATAGTTGTGTAACAGTGCAGTGGTCGGCTATGACAAGGCTCAGGGTGCAACAGATGAGGCAGAACAGCAGACTACATGTCTGCACACACGGACCTGTGTTTTCACAGTCCACAGTCATGCACCTAATGTGAAACCGAGCGTTCTAAAAGGTTATATGGTACCaatttgttttctcattctGGTATGATGGAAAACATAATTGCTGCCTCAGTTTTGCTCCCAGGCGGTGTTTGTTTCAGTGAAGAAAGCACCACATGTTTGTACTGCACACAAACCATAGATCAGGATGGATGGTGGGTAGGGATCCCTATAATATCTACTTATATAGATATTTACAGCATGGTCATCTTATGAGTACCCTGAGCAGCACCTTCAAGCTGCTCCACTCGCAGTGTGCGATGAGGCGCTACCAACTCCAGATCCAGTGTGCTACTGATGTGGAGTTGGCAGTGCTTCGCTGTTATATCTATTTGTTGGCAATACATCAAGTTTAGAGTTAGGCAAATGGTTTAATCCAGACAAATACTGTGTCTACACTGATTTGAAACAcaagaaacaacacagtttCCTGCTTGAATAAATgtcctaaaagaaaaacatattagagaaaattttaatttgagctATTACTAAACTGGCTTTTCACAGATGGCATCATCAATTCATCAATGAAAACATTGTCCTGCTTTGACTGTTTCTAAAAAGCCCTTGATTGTGAGTATTGATAAAGCTTAAAATGAATGTGCTGTGTGACTTGGACAGGGAACCACTGTTTTTGACAAGGGCCTGAAGAAAGGCTAGGCTGTAGCTGCAGCTACTCGTTATTCAATTTAGAAAATGAATTCATAAATTAGACTAGTATAATGAACCACATCCCAAATTCCCACACAGTGTTATGAGTATACAATCAGATTATCAATTGCATAATTAAATATTCCCACAATTACATTCTAATGAACTAAACATTTAGGCCTGAAAAAAGTCACTTACAGAGATTAAATGATTCAATTAGCAAACATATTCAGACCAAGATGTACATTTTATCATCACTGATTAAAGTATTTGTACTGTGTGATAGTGAAGTTTAACAAGCatgtaaacaaaatgtacatttgggCAAACGATATTTATGTTCTGATGATGTTGATTCGTCCACCACTGTGGTGTGATTGAAATATCTGAGCACTATTTAATGGAGTACTATAAATTCCATTCATGACTACGATGCTCCAGAGCATCAATGCTAATGTGGCATTAGTGGTTCCCTGATTTTCCTGCTCTGTTAACACCAACGGGTCAAAGTTTCCACTGCTCTAATGAAATTTATCAACACTTTCTAGGACGAgtacaaaacactgcacagatgATGTTTTGAGCTTTAATCCTCCTTTGTGGTGCAGTTATGTATATTGAATCAGTACGTGGCAGGACAAACAATACCATTGTTGTCACGAACACAGAAGGAATAtaatatgtgcatgtttttcacAGAACAATTCATATCTGGCATAAGAAAAACGAATGTGTATGAAGTGGAAGCTAAATGAACAAATAGGCTTCTACTGAGAAATACACCTGTTGTTATTACccacacgcgcacacacgcacacacatggCGTCAACAGTAACCTTTAAAACTTCTCGTTGATATTGCGTCGTCATTAATGGTTCCTTTTGTGGCTTACTTATGCTTTAATATTGCGTTCTTCCTTGAcgtgtgcgtgggtgtgtgtgtgaacttgCTGTTAATCAGAGAATAACTGAATAAAGAATGTGTTATGCGATGTCTTTGCTGCTAATGGAATGAGCATTAAGACAGCGCACACACATAATGTCCAGCATCCTGATGAAAGTTCTCAGTAAACGTAAAAAACGGTCTCACAATCCTTTTCACTGCTTTTGTATGAGTAGACTCTAAGTAGATGTAACACATTCTGAGAACATCTGGTGTGAACATCTGTCTTCATGTCATCCCGAAGCTCCAAAAGCCAGATTTTATGTCTCCAAAGGATCCACAGAACCAGACATTTGTGATCAAACGaacttctccctctttctttgcTGCTTGTAAACAAGCCACTCTTATTCCTCTTCCCTCGTGGCGTGACCGCAGTTTGAGGTCGACTGGCCTGGTCAGCAGGTGAAGTTCAGCATTTACGTCACAAATCCTTCTCACAAGGACACCTGTTGGCTCCAAGCGATAAGAGGCAGCTGTTTCCTGGTCCTTTATCAGCAACACTTCTGCAAGGCAGAGAGGGCGGCACTGGGCCCTATACCAAATATTTCACAGATATGTCAGTGACTCCCccttacacacagacacatgcaaacatagGCGCGCAGACACGCAGAAGGAGGGAAAGGCGGTGTCCCTTTaggagagaaggtggaggtaCTGTAGAGGGGGAAACATAAATGaaacctgaaaatgaaaatgagtcaTAAATTGTAATATCTTGCATGATACATCTcgaatgaaaaaataaataaatgagaaagtCAAACAATCCTGAATGACTGAAGCAAtgcactgttgttttattaagaTTTATTATGTTGACAGGTCATAAATCACACAGACAACTCTCACCTTCAGATCATTGCAGAGATTCCAGACTTCCTGCATTTTGGGTTATGGTTCATATATTTCTGCTGATGAAGTCTTGTTCAAATAATGGGTCGTATTatcttccctcctcctctacaGAGGTCATCGATGATGTCACTGACTATTGTTGTGGGTTTGTGCTTCACCGCTCTCACAAGAACTAGACATGTAAGACATTAGAGATGGTTGTATTGACTAAGCCCAGTATCTGTGCAAtgctactgtttgtttttcactgttgacTTGTTTTACCccacacacagctctgtgattttcatttagatttttcctTTATTGACAACTAATGCAGTGTACAAGAGGACCGCATGTATAGATGAATACATGGATGAATGGAACTAAATAGAACAAAAAAGATATTATATTGTGTTTAGTGGTGAGTGTGAGCATAAACTTAACACAGATTAAATGAATGAGTGGTTAATAGTTAAtggctgttgtgttgttgtattaCACCTCATTACAGcaagcttttattctgaaagaggTCTTTTCATAGTGGGTTGAATGAAGAAACAAACCAATTAATGCAAAATGAACtgattaaataatatataataaacacaaacctTTGGACCAAAGGTCATTAATATTCATACAGACACTGTAACTATAGCGAGAATATTTCCTCTGCTATCTCTGAGCCACTCACGCATATCATATTGACCTCACTTCTGCAAGGGTTCACATGAGGGAGCATAACCATATTGAATCCTGGGAATGTAAAGGGAAAGCTAATCAGCTCGAGAGGACCAACAACCCCTTTAGCACTTCAccgtgtttttatttttaatgtcaaacataTGCGGGCACAAGTGTGCAAGTGGCGCTGTCTGCATAATTTGTGTGATCCCGGTCTACAATATATCTTACATCTGCTTAACATATTTGGTCTAATTGGTGCTGAGAGATATGTTTGGCTAATAGAGTTCATCTGCTGCAGTCATGTAACCCATAATTAACATTTAGAAGCCTGTGTGTGCCACAGAGATGATCAATAATAATGACTTGCCAAACCTGAATCagaattatgtatttttaataataaaagcGTGCATTATGATTCAGTCAATGAATTCCCCACACCACAACATATATCTCCAGTGACTAATTAGACCTCTGTAAAGCAAATGTTAGTACAGTTGCATCTTTTCCCATTTTCCACAGCTGGTTGATCAATCTGACAGTCGACCTTACGAAGCAGCTCCAATCTATGTTTTCTTTCAGGGTTACATTTCAGGGTTTTGGCCGAAATCAACTGAAATTTCTCCAGATTCCCTCGTGTCCCTGGAGACCTATGACCTCACAAGCATTCTTTAATAGCAGCCAATTGAAGCGAAGGGCTTGTTGTATGAAGTGTCACCTCAGTTGCCCACAAATTATAGCCTCTATATATAGAATTTGGTATTTCGTGTTTTTGACAATAATGACGTCCTCAGGGGGTAATTTGATTgattgtgtgattgtgtttttgtttctgcattgaTGAGGTGATGTCATTCCATTGCTAGTATGCGAACCCTACACACTGTCCTCATAAGTCGCTTGGATTTCATCAgacttttaattgtttttgttgtttgtttgtttacaggagTGCACGTGCATGACAAAAGGCTGCAGACGGTAACAGTATAACAACACGAATGCTCTCCTAGCTGctcagtctttgtgctaaaGGTATAATTAATAACATATGCTGTATTACAAgttgattttctattttctgctctTCTACTTTTCCCACTGTGTCTAAAGTAAACTGTACAGTGCATTTCTCATCATCAACATATGCTCCTGGAGCCAATACGTTTCTAGGTGACATCTTTCAGCCTTTCAGACATATTGCACAAGCTACCTCCTCTCCATCTCGACCTTGACCTCCTGGATTTGCAGGGATTCCCAGCTGGAAGTTTCCATTATCCACCTGCTGATTTTACTCCACCACCACCAGGGTGTAGATTCCTGTCGATTCTCCACTGAGCCCTGCACTTAATGAAAATTCTCCTAGACTcatcaaaatgtttctctgtcacaTCTTCAATAAATATTGATCTCACCTTACTGAACCAGTGATTTCGCAGTATATTAACCACTCTGCTCTCAAGTAGCTTAGAATTATTTGCTTCATACAGTGAATAATTCAATTACTCAGAAACCATCGTTATtagtcaatatttaaaaaagtataGACCACATTTTCAGTCATACTAGTTTGTGGTGTATAAATATCCACTTAATGCTACAGCATGTAgctttacagtatattatatttctagtcctccatcttttatttttactgtactgtttcCTTTATGCTCTTCATCtaatgctgtgttttattactaCACCTCTATTAAAGCGTGGCCTTCATAACAGAATTCAGAACACGTCCTATCTTCTTCTCTTGTCCTTATCTCCGGGATGTGTCCTTCATACGGCATATAAAGaccagagacacacactgttATGTTGCTGTCACTGCCGAAGACAGACAATATGCTGTCTGCTGTTGTGAAGCTTTGCTGTGGAATCTCCTACCCACATCTGAGAAATATGGCAGGTAAACAATCTGGGACATGACAGGCaggacttttcttttttgagccttaatttgtatttatgtatttattactttttctgCACCTGTTAACACACAGGACTTCAACGAACAGCTATGGCAGTGATAGGCCAGGAGATCACACACCTGCAGAGATGGGGACGGATCCAGCATCACCCAAGAATACCTGCAGGTTTAAAGTATAACggtaaaaacacatcattctAATATCTGTGTTAGCTATTTCAAGGTGTAGCTGGAGGTTCTCTAACAAGAATGTCTTGCAGAGCCTACACTTGAAGATTTAAatgctgtgtctgtttcttcagAAGGAGAAgatcatctgttttatttacatcatgGCCAAGAAGCATTGAGGAAGGCCCTGAGTATGTTGGAGGACAAAGTTGGCTGGAAAGTCGAGATCACAGAGGTAACAACATATTGATTTAAGTGGCAACCTGCCTGATTAAAGTGCCTCTCAACCTCTCTGAAGAACATTTGTATCCACTTCACAAGCTCTAAAATAACCTAAGCGGCCACTGTGTTACAATTACATacatctgtttgtttcttaCTTCTCTCTAGAGCAACGGGGATGTGATCTGCAGCAAAATGATGCCAGGGGCCAAGAAGGTCTTCAGGCTAGAGGCAGTGCTGGAGGCCAGCATGGAGGAGCTCTACGACCTCCTGTTTGTCAGAGTGGAGGAGATGCACGAGTGGAACCCGAGCATACAGAACATTAAAGTGAGCTTCTGACCTTTCAGCAATTCATGAGGCTGCAGTTTATAATTGCATACTTGATCAATTGTAAAACTGTAACCTACTGCACACATGCCCCACGGTTAGACAGTATGCAGCAATAAATGTTATCCCACATTATTGGATCAATGGTTTTActacaacaaattaaaaattcaTGTTCACAGTGTTTacaaatttgatttgatatttatgtgtgttgtgctgtagGTTCTGAAGCGTGTTGGACCTGAAACTATTGTCACTCATGAAGTTTCAGCTGAGACAGCAGGAAATCTGATTGGCCAAAGAGATTTCCTGAGTGTCAGACACAGCTGCAAGCAAAAATGCAGGATTTACCTTGGAGGAGCAGCAGTTCATCTGGAGTCCTTTCCACCTCAGCCAGGTTATGTGAGGTAGGAGAACCATTATATGTGAAAAGATAATCAGTGGTTtcagtttatactgtatatggtaCATTAAGTAGAAGTTGATCCAAGTTTAAATGGAagtttatgtttgtttgcatgtctaCAGAGCTGAAGATGGACCGACCTGCATCATCATACAGGCACTGGATGAGGATCCAAGAAAAAGCCGCTTCACATGGCTTCTTAATATGGATGCAAAGGTAAATTCATGTGTTCTTATTTTCAATTTTGTAAACATTAGACAGCTACAGACTCCAGTCTCCTTCAATTTATATAATAAGTAAGTATGAATAagtctaaaaaataaatactgctCACTAttcatttaattga from the Anabas testudineus chromosome 19, fAnaTes1.2, whole genome shotgun sequence genome contains:
- the LOC113156540 gene encoding steroidogenic acute regulatory protein, mitochondrial is translated as MLSAVVKLCCGISYPHLRNMAGLQRTAMAVIGQEITHLQRWGRIQHHPRIPAGLKYNEPTLEDLNAVSVSSEGEDHLFYLHHGQEALRKALSMLEDKVGWKVEITESNGDVICSKMMPGAKKVFRLEAVLEASMEELYDLLFVRVEEMHEWNPSIQNIKVLKRVGPETIVTHEVSAETAGNLIGQRDFLSVRHSCKQKCRIYLGGAAVHLESFPPQPGYVRAEDGPTCIIIQALDEDPRKSRFTWLLNMDAKGWLPKSVVNQALPRAQLDFARHLRRRLAAGTTLG